The DNA window CTCTGGGCTTTGGCGCTCTTCTTTGCGGTGAAAATAATCCTTATTCCTGATCAGGTAGATTATCGCGGCGATGTTTATGGCTGTGATAAGGCATAAAACGAAGAAAAATGCGTATTTGCCTGCGGTGAGCATTTCCGGGGTGACATCGCCCATTGTTTTCTTTAAGAGCTCTTCGGGTTTAATGATAAAGAACGCGGTGGTCTCCAGTATCTGGAAGAGCACATGGAATATTATCGCGATAATCCTTGCGCTTTCCGCCTGCCGGAGGAACCCGAATATAATATATACCAGGGTCCCCAGAAATACGGCGGCCATTAAAATATTGTTTTTTACCTGCGCGACAGCCAGTATATTGTGCGCTAATATGAAAGAGTAGAAGATTATCAGCAGCCTGAATCCGGTTTTGATCTTAAGCGTCGTCATAGCCCAAAGATTACTACAATAATAACCGGCAGTCAATGAATTTATGGGGGTTTGATAAATATGGATAAAATAACCGTTGCCTAACCTGTTGGCAGTGTTAAGATTGGATAAAAAGCAAAATAATCAGGGAATAAATATGTTATTTGCGCGTCTAATCCTTGGAAGCTAAAATGAATGAAGATGCCGTCTATATAGAACAGTTTATTGCTGGTGAACAACAGGGGTTTGAGATGCTGGTGAGAAAATACCAGGACCGGGCCTTGAATATAGTCTATTCCCTTATAGGAAATGACCGGGAAACCGAGGATATAACGCAGGAGTCTTTCCTGAAAGTTTACCATAACCTGGGTTCATTTAAACAGAACTCGCAGTTTTCTACCTGGTTTTACCGCATTATAGTCAACACGGCGTACGATTTCCTGCGTCGCAGAAAGAATTTTGTCAACGATGAGATAGCTATTGAAAAAAGCGTTTCGACCGGTGAGCGCCCAGGGGACGCGCTTCTAATAAAGGAAAGGGACGCGATGGTCCGGATAGCGCTGGCTGGCATACCGATCAAATACCGGACCGCTCTGGTGCTTAAGGATGTCGAAGGATTAAGTTACATTGAAATATCCAGGATCCTGCGCTGCAGCCTGGGGACGGTAGAGTCGAAGATCTTCCGCGCCAGGCAATTCCTTAGGGGCAAGCTGCTTAATTCGGGAGAGGG is part of the Candidatus Omnitrophota bacterium genome and encodes:
- a CDS encoding sigma-70 family RNA polymerase sigma factor; protein product: MNEDAVYIEQFIAGEQQGFEMLVRKYQDRALNIVYSLIGNDRETEDITQESFLKVYHNLGSFKQNSQFSTWFYRIIVNTAYDFLRRRKNFVNDEIAIEKSVSTGERPGDALLIKERDAMVRIALAGIPIKYRTALVLKDVEGLSYIEISRILRCSLGTVESKIFRARQFLRGKLLNSGEGLL